The genomic interval TGTGGGGCAAATAATTATGTTTAGTTTATGttcaaatttataaatatagttTCACTTACGGGGCCGCCTAGTTCATCCTGAAGAGTGCGATACTCTGTCGAATTGGTCATTAGCGAACTGGAATCCCTTGCCGAAGCTGGGCCCGCACTGGATTCTCTTCTTGCTGTCTCAAGTTGCAGATTCAGCGAAGCCAAACAGTTGTCCTTGGTCTCCAGTTGGGTGTGCAGTTCCTGTACTTTGGCCTCCAGTTGCTTCAGCATATTTAGACTCACCAGACTGGAACTGCTGCCTCCAGCTTTATGTGCTTCTGGCTGCTGCAGAGTTTTAGACTCGTCCAAGGAGAGCGAAGGCGGATCCTGCTCCTCTTCGATAGTTGTGCTCATGGAGAGCAGTCTCTCGCTTTCCTCGGTGATATCCTCCAGGACATCCTTGGAGAACTCGTTGAGAGGCACTCGCTCCATTTGCTTGAGCTCTAcattgctgccgctgctggtTACTTGTGTTTGCTCCGCTTCCGTGGGCGAAAGTTTGGGTGCATTGTCCACAATCATTTGCTGATTCATGGCCATCAATCGCAGCTTCATTAGTTGCAGGGAACTctcctcatcatcgtcatcgtcttCATCTTCATTCTCCTCCATTTCTAGAATGGTTAACTCTAAGGGCTCCATCACATCTGCTTGCAGACGCAATGTGGTCAATGCTGTAGCAGATTTTCGTTCTAAAATCTGAGGTTGTTGCAGCGCAGGAAGCTTCAATGCCTGCaaagtagaagtagaagtggGTCTGATGTCCACCTGCACCTGCTCCTCTGGCTCTTCATCCAAATCGGTGACTAAATCTTGTTTCTGCGAAGTATTGAGTGTTTCCTCAGCCTCGTAAGTGACCTCCACCGATTCATTTGTGGCCACAATTTCCTCCATTGAGTGATCCTGCTCTTCGGTTATTTGGCTTTCGTCCACCTGAGTTTCCTGTGGAGCACTGGCACTAATGGCTGCACTGTCTTCGGTTTTGTCTTCTGTCTCCTGGACTGGTTCCTCAACCAACTCGGATACATCATCCGTAGTGCTTTGGTTACTTAGACTATGATCTACAGTCTCCTCATCCTCGTGCAGGGAATGCACCGGTTTCCTCTGCTCCAGTGGCAAACTAATATCAAAGTCTTCATCGTTAGAGGAGAGACTAATATCCACTTTGGAGCCAGCCGGAAGATCCGTACCCTCCTCGCTGTCATCCTCATCGACCAGGAAGTGCTGAGCCAACTGACCACCAGATAGCTGGGCATCATCGATGCGAAACTCATCGGCATCCTCATCCTCTGCCGGATTGCTAGTCACACTTTTGGCACTTGATTGCTCATCCCTTGGCCGGGCATAGGCAGCCGCCTCCGATAGAGATTCCAGTGGAGTATTCAGCTGCTCCTCTACCTCACTGATCTCGATGGCTTCTTCGATCTCCTCCTCAATACTACTGCtcgttgtggttgtggtcGTTGCTGTTGTGGCCACAACATCGGACCTGCTCGGCGTTGTTGCcgtcgtcgttgttgtggTCGTCGTGGTTGTCCGCTGATCGGCCATGTCAATGGTCATGGAACTGGTGGGCTGCTCAATGCTGAACGACGACACCGACTGATCGTCCTCCGTGAGACTGAGATTGTTCTGGCGCCTGAGTAGTTCGGCGGTATCTGTGGATGTAACCGCATATGGGGTGCTACTCGATGTTACACCCGTCCAACTGCTCCGCGAGATTATGTACGTGCGCGTGGAATCATTCGAATCGGAGTCGCAATCATCTGCTGCTTCCTTATCGGACACACCACTGGCCACATGTTCCGATTTCTCGGCGGACTGTTGCTCACTCGACGCAGTCGGCTTCTCAAATATGATATTTAGCGTGGGCACGAACTCAACTTCCACACAAGTTGCTGCCGCTCCAGTGGCGCGTGATGTTGCAGCTGtggatgttgctgttgccacgGATGTTGCCACGGATGTTGCTGGCAATTCTTCGAGAGACGCCGCTTCGATCGCCTTATAGCTTACACTGGCACTGGGCGGCCGGAGCAGCGATGTGATCTGTAACGTAAATAAAGCAATATTAATGGCCATTGCATTTATGTTTCCCCGAAATATATTGCCAAAGTATTTCTTTGATGAATAACACTTGAAAGCGTAGGAATAACACCATTTCGCTTTATAGTTTGcttaaaaagcaaatgaaatttatgcttatcacataaatattataaatttgtaataagcaaataaacaaataaaaataataatatatatacactgaGTTCGTTATaagcaaatcaaaataataaagtcTTTCCTATGAATCATGGTTTAAAATCAAAGTAAAAATGTCAGCATAATATTCATGCGAATCTTAAGTttaaaactttatttcctAAGAgatatttaatgaaatgttttaatggCAAAAGGCAATAGTTTCTGTATAGTTTATTACCATAAGGTAATATCACAAATAGATTTATGGGAACACAAATACATTATGGTCAAAAGTTTTCTACAAAACTAAGTTATTGCCTAAGAATTGATACCATTTGTGTTAGACACACGGCTGCTGATACTTTACTGCCCCAAAAACATTAGAACATTCGGATTTGCttgaacaacaaatgaaatgaaaacaagagcaggttttcatttttcgttGCCCCACTTGTTGTGCCACCAGGCCGTGCCACTTGAGTTATAAGGCAACACGCGTCGGCTGCCgccataaatttattttctagATTTTGATTCGATTTAATGATGTCACCCAGTTGTCAACGTCTAAAGGCGCATTGTGAGGATTCTTTTCGAGGTTCGCCGTCTTGGCGGCCCACTAAACTTGGTGGCGAAAGGTGTTAAAAAGCGACTTTATTGCGTAAACAAATGCGATTGGAAATGTGGGCAATGATCGGGCAACATCCAATTTCAAATTGACCTGCATCTCAAGTGTGGATCGGTTGGCTATCTTTTGGAGAATTGAATATGCTACTGCTGCCCACAACCATTCTTTGATGGATTGCAGCTGTGTCGGTTGTTGGTTTcccatttaaattataattagaAGCATTCGAGGCATCTTTATGTTTAGTAATAAACTTCCCGTTCCCTTCGCGGAGGAGTTGCATGTGTTCggattaattatttttggaCTTGCCCACATTAATTATGAAAGACGTCTCTGTCCACTTGAGTGATCTATATGTCTGAAGGTGTTCGAAACGTGTGCCACACATGCATCCGTTCCCAAATCGAGTGGGGAAATATTAAGGCATTTTCCAATTACATTTCTCACAGCTGGAGATCTAATTAGATCGCTTGCATTCCTTCTCATATATAGACATGTGCCAAGGCGATGCATTCGACGGCTGAATAATAAACCTTTTTGAACTTATCGTAGATCGAAGATTATACAGTAGATGTTCGTTTATATGCTAACTTATTGAAAGAAATGTTATTTagattattaatattttatttcctaagaaaatatatttactgtTGCCAGAAACTTGTATATTTGTAATTGTATAACTTAATactattttttattctttattttttgattacttttattttataaaaattatagctattaatttatgcaaagtgTAATTTGCATACAATTCAAGTCCGTACTGTAATCGAACATCTGAGAAAGATATTTTCcatattacacatacgccaTGTGGGTCAGGCCGTAACGCTTGACAAGTTTATAGAACATTTGCGGAAAGTATTTGTGCAAAAGTTATCCAATTCCCGGCCACATGGTGGCTTGAACGTCCTTGAACTTGTCAGGACAAAGACTAGGACAACGACAACCCATTCAGGAAGTACCAGGCCCGCGATAAGGATATCGGGATAACAAGTTTGCACCCATAACCATGACAACGGATTTTCTTCGAGTGTGCgtgaaaaacgaaaacgaaagtCTTTCCCATTCCGTGCAAACTCCTTAATTTGTTGCTATAGTTTGGACCTCTTTTGTGGGCCGTTGTTTGGGTGTGACACACATTTCAGGTGGATCGTCTGAGGTTTTTGCACTTCGGCGACtaataacaacaatgccaCTCCCCTTCAGAACGCGAAAAGGGGGCGGAGGACCTAGCCCAACGTCTCAGTTAATGGCGCTGACGCCTTTCCTTTGATTTTCCACCAGATATTGTCGATAAACCCTCAATAATGGCACGCATATTGGcgaaaatgattaaattaaTAGCTTTGCCTCGCGAAAAATTGACAGTGAAATATGTCGGACAAGAATAAGTTTGGTTCGGAGAAGGGATTTTCTTTTGCGTTGTTATGAAAAAAGGTTACTTCACTTTAAAGACCATCCATATTTTATATGAATTCTTGAACACTTTTACATTTAACACcttcatattttatataaatatatgtacatttgatATATTCACAGTTTTTATCGTACACACACATTTGTATAGATTACATTATTTCTTTTCCCTTACAAAACAAACCTTATACAGCATTACTCTTCACAAttatagttttaataaataatatttaaaaacatctTAAAACATCGTATTGCACCTTTCCTTACAAACATTTTGAGTCtaaatttatagaaaatagACTAAATACTATACAATTTTCCTATGTCACTACAATGCACAAAAGAGCACTAATGTGGTTCATTATCAGGCGGTTTCGAATGATATTAACACACTTTGGTTGGCGAGTGATGCAAATGTCACTGGGAGATGTTAAAGATCACATTGCGCACAATGGCTGAACTCACATGCAATTTCCCCATTTCGCTGCTCGCCTCTCATTCGATTCAATTCAGCAATGAAGTtatcaattaaatgcaatttacaaTCACTTGAAAAGTCCATATATCGACAGTGGCTATTATGGGTTACATTGTGCAAAGTTACGCGTATATGCAAATGTTTCGTagattttttaaacaattttatagGCTCACAGTCACTGGCACTGCACTCTTATCTTTCTTTATAGAGCTATAAATGTGcggaaaaccgaaaaacgAGCGACGCGACCGCCTGCAGTGCAAgttcttttataaataaaacgcCCGCAGAGACATTCAATTGAAATCAGTCACTCAATCCGaggaaaatcaaaagaaaagcgTTGGAAAAGAGCAGCCGCGGAGAGCCCAAGCGATTGAGAGCGAGTGCCACGGAAATTTGCAACGCGGTTCCACGCGGTTCCGTGCACCGAATGTTCGCtcccattttttatttataaacaaaatgtgtgtgtggaacataaatttgtttgcaaGATGGTGATATATGCTAAAGAGTAGTTTTAAAAGCATTTAGAATTATTGCATACTATTCGAGATAGCGATAAATGCTGAAGCAGGTGTACATGTATTTAGAATCAGTATGTTCGACATTATTAAAAAAGTGTTATATTGtagtaatattttataattactAAATcataattattgttttataattattaatattaattgaatttaggttgaaaaaaaatgtaaatgcaaatgtatattttattaaaatttgtatataaataaataagtttataaataaaattccttTTCCTCATTTTAAAGCtcatttgaattatttgataGTTTTTCTATGCATATTCCCAAGATAATTTTCATATAGCGGAACATTATGAGGCTTGTTCAGCAACAAGTTGCAGAAACATTTTTCGTCAACACATTTTAAAAGCGAATCGGTTATTGttgcaacacatttttttacaatacaattaaaattgacGAACCATTTATTCatcttttaaaattgaaattaaaatcgGATAAGTACGTTGAAAATTACAATATTCACTAGAAAGGTGTACTCTAATATGCTTTTTACTGATATAAATTGTTATGCttatgaaaattattataaaaataatatttatttcaatttaaaatccgATAAGCGTTTTTCACTGTAGATTGTTTACAGAATGCTGAAGGGCCTTGTGGTCTTCTAATCGAAAGTTCAAAGGCGCattcaatttcgttttcgtttgtaaacacacttaaaaaacaacaagttcTGTTTGTGGATCGCATTGaattgaaaacatatcaaCACACATAACAAGGCGCATTCAACCCACATTTTGGGGATTTTATTCTTAATGCAAGAGCGAAAATTATAGATGTTTGGGTCCCAAATGGGTTAATACTTTAATGGATTCCCGTGCTTGTTTGGCTTACCCAATCGTATAGAGTGTACAGATTCATGGTGACTGCACTTGAACCAAATAATTTATGGCCTATTCCCTGTTTTTTGGCCGCCTTTGTTGACACTTGCGCCTGTCAGTTGGCTATATCTATAGGCGTTCTAGATGTGGCCCGAATGCGATCCATTTTCTTGTTGATGTTTACGTTGTGATTTTGATGACACAATATTTCTGAACTTTTTCGGGTTGATTTGCTTACAAACACAGACGAATGCAACGAACCGAATAATTTTGTAGGTTATGTTGGACACTTTAcgtaaaatttgaaatttttcgaGAATTTAAAAGTTCTACACGAAGACAACACAATGGGGGAAACTAGCTACATAAACCGTGAACTCTTAATTTATCATTATGTGATTTTCAGTGCTCCGCGAGGGAGAAAAAAACCGTTAAATCTGAAacctaaaaacaaaataaaccaatGGTGCAACCGATCTGAAACAGTTGCACGTAATAGCGAGCGCGATGCAACTGAGAACAAAATCCATTGCGAAGagtctttatattttttggatATCGTGGGATAAACCCGCTCTTTTTCTCCCCACTGCAGTATACTGTAATGCTCAGTGAAGCACAACACGagattgtttaaaaataatcaatcGTAAACAAAATCTGTTGCAGTCGGGGGGAGAGTGTGGGGAGAGTCGAAAAGAGAATTCACTGTATTACTACCAGATCGCAGGAGAAACAAAGAGAAATCCGAGAGTTAAAGGGGAGGAAAGTAATCAAGTTTTATCGGCTATAAATAAGTTCTAAGCAGAGGTTCAGAAACTACGTGATATACGATAAGGAATGATTTAAGGAAGTAAGAACATATTTATGGGCACTAATGTGACACTTATTTATACGCTAGAGAAACATAAAACTTTCTTTGTATTTCAATTGTTCCAAATATCCGAAGTGATATGGTAAAAGTATCTTAATGActacataataaaaatattaaaaactcaATGAAACATTTGAATGCTCTGAAATGAATAAGAACAAATTTAcgtatattttaatataaaatatttattttatctatTTGTTATTGCTTGTCGGTAGTTAGTCTTAAAGAATTCGGTGAATATACCAGTATCCAATCTGTATATTCACATAAAAATATCATTCGATTAGTGTAAATATAGTCCTTTATACACTTATTAACAATTGCTAGtcagttatttttttatgaatgcTTTTAActctataaatatttccatattttctAGGCATCCTGTTGTAAGGCAATTTCTGTCCCCCTCGGGGATAATATTGTCgtgtgttttttgtactttataAATTCAATACAAAATTTGAATGTCGTTCGATAAATTGCTTTCAATACGTCAGTTTCCAGTTTGGCAGATCTTTTGAGCATTGTTATTGATCCTAAATAATTTGGCTAACGAACTTAAAATTCGAAAGGCGTCCAATAATTCGAGCTGATTTTGCTTTGTAGTTTTGCTTTGTCGCAGTGCTACAAAATTAGTTTAGTTAATCACATTAAAAGGTGAAAGTGGATGCGAATTCCGTATAACCTTATAGGTCAATTGGGATTTCCGCCCTCCTTTTGCTTAAACTTGGTGGAGTATTTGTAGAAATCGGACATTTCAAAGGGTTTCGTCACCTCCTTGTACGGCTGGAAAGTGGCCTGCTGCACAACGGTCATGTTTTTGGGCGACTCGATGCGAATATCCGGCGATAAACTGGCTGCGGCCACGGTTAATGGCGGTGACACCAGCGCCGTTTGTACAGCACTGCCATGAGCCAGTCCGCTTGTGCTGCCATTGCCACTGTGACTTAGGTTCTGGTTCTGAGTATGAGCCTGATTTGCAGGTGGAGGTCTGGGCGGCGGCGTTGGCTGCTGCATTTGACTTGGCTTAGGTGGTAGGTTACGCAGTGCTGGTATGTCGAGAGGTTCCAGCGGATACGACACCGATATCCCCAAAGTTTGCTCCATGGCATTGAGGTACGATGTCGATTGACTCAGCAGGGCTTTCGAACTGGTATTCACCGCATAGCTGGCACTGGGATAGTTTGGTGTCGGCCGCTGGTTGGACATGGAATAGTGACGACCCGCCACCGACATGGACTGCGAGGAGAGCTTGGCGCGGGGTTTAGTCGAGACCATGGCAGCTGCGCCGGGATTACTACTTCCATTACTACTCCCAGCTGGACTGTGCGGCTGTGAATCCATGTGCCTGATAACAGCTGGCCCATCTAGCGAAGATTCCAGCCACtgcttgggcttgggcttcTTTTCAATGGTCGTGGACGAGGATGACAGTGAGATCTCATCGTGCGGCGGAAAGCGGCTGGGTGGCATAGGCACCGCCAGCATATCGCTGGAGTGCGATTTCACCTCAATTATACCCAATTGTGGAGGTGTTAGTGGTGCTATGTGTGACTGAGAACGCCAGCGAtattgctgctgatgctgggCAGCTTCCATGTCCACGGAAACGTAGCTGGGTGCCAGGGATATCGCATCTAGTTGTCGCTGGTGATGTAAGGGATTacgctgttgctgctgctcgtaACTGATATTACTGGGCGATGGCATTGGGGACACATATTTCTTGATGTTCTGACTTGATTTGATAAAGCCGCCCTCATTGTAATTTTGATGTGTGGGCGATAAGTAGTATTTATCACACTGCACTATAATTGGTTGCTGTTGGGGAGCCGCTTGTGGCGGTTGTCTTAAAGTTGCCACATTGGATGAATTTGCAGAGTACATGGATATGACATCCGGCTGTGATCTCTGGTAGTTCATGTTCATCGCTAAATGAGcttgttgctgatgctgctggcGCATATATTGCATTTGACTTGGCGTGGGAGTGGGTCGCTTCTTTAGGGCACTCTTCACCAGAGGCGGTTGCTGTTGCGCCTGCTGCTGGGCCACGCCTATCACCAGCATATCGCCCGCCCCCGCCGATGAGGAGGGTTGGTAATTGTCATATTCTGAGCTTCGATTCGATAGCGTTTCCGACTGTcgattgttattgttgttggtcaTCTGGCTTTCGCGGCTTTCCCGACTCGTTGTACTTTGTTTTCTCCTCAGAATTGAGCTGTTTTCCCTGGCCAAAGCTTGAAGCTGCTGTTCATGTTTGTACTGTTGTGCTAATTGGACAAAAAACTCATTGACTGTCA from Drosophila yakuba strain Tai18E2 chromosome 3L, Prin_Dyak_Tai18E2_2.1, whole genome shotgun sequence carries:
- the LOC6534168 gene encoding myb-like protein I, producing the protein MQLKAPKSRNMASLKDEEQAATTSNSTHNLNNNNNTHNINNNHSSSSSSNNNKNKNDDDPKVRKENLEARKQALEQRLSEKSWLLQQIQKQETAIINGNYEHMTVNEFFVQLAQQYKHEQQLQALARENSSILRRKQSTTSRESRESQMTNNNNNRQSETLSNRSSEYDNYQPSSSAGAGDMLVIGVAQQQAQQQPPLVKSALKKRPTPTPSQMQYMRQQHQQQAHLAMNMNYQRSQPDVISMYSANSSNVATLRQPPQAAPQQQPIIVQCDKYYLSPTHQNYNEGGFIKSSQNIKKYVSPMPSPSNISYEQQQQRNPLHHQRQLDAISLAPSYVSVDMEAAQHQQQYRWRSQSHIAPLTPPQLGIIEVKSHSSDMLAVPMPPSRFPPHDEISLSSSSTTIEKKPKPKQWLESSLDGPAVIRHMDSQPHSPAGSSNGSSNPGAAAMVSTKPRAKLSSQSMSVAGRHYSMSNQRPTPNYPSASYAVNTSSKALLSQSTSYLNAMEQTLGISVSYPLEPLDIPALRNLPPKPSQMQQPTPPPRPPPANQAHTQNQNLSHSGNGSTSGLAHGSAVQTALVSPPLTVAAASLSPDIRIESPKNMTVVQQATFQPYKEVTKPFEMSDFYKYSTKFKQKEGGNPN